From a region of the Agrobacterium larrymoorei genome:
- a CDS encoding glycoside hydrolase family 3 C-terminal domain-containing protein, translating to MGVIMIERILNDMTLEEQVSLLAGADFWTTVPVERLGVPKIKVTDGPNGARGAGSLVAGVKATCYPVAISLGASWNPELVKRMGVSLAAQAKSKGASVLLAPTVNIHRSGLNGRNFECYSEDPLLTAELAVAYIQGVQSKGVAATIKHFAGNESEIERQTMSSDVDERSLREIYLPPFERAVKDASVMAVMSSYNRLNGTYTSEHPWLLTQVLREQWGFDGIVMSDWFGSHSTVETVSAGLDLEMPGPTRDRGEKLVQAVKDGKVKAETVREAARRILTLLERVGAFATEPDLTESSLDTPEDRELIRKIGAEGSVLLKNDGVLPLAKTSLESIAVIGPNAAQARVMGGGSAQIAAHYTVSPLEGIRTALSNANSVRHAVGCSNNRLIDVFASDMTVEYFKGRSLEGQPIHVEKADKGEFFWFDLPSAELDAADFSARITASFKPEESGDHVFGMTNAGLARLFVDGQILVNGYDGWQKGENYFGTANDEQRASISLEAGRSYEVVVEYVSPAATADGIHLTAIRFGVQKPLGEAAIEEAVNAAKSSDVALLFVGRDGQWDTEGLDLPDLRLPGRQEELIEAVAAVNPNTVVVLQTGGPVEMPWLGKVRAVLQIWYPGQELGNSVADVLFGDAEPGGRLPQTFLQRLEDNSAITDDKLTYPGVDGHVRYSEGVFVGYRHHDTAKIAPLFPFGFGLSYTSFTWSEPTLSSREMLPEGIAVTVDLTNTGARCGSDVVQLYVKAASSTVARPEKELRAFAKLELEPGETGTATLTIKPRDLSYFDIDAQSFRAEAGEYEILIAANAGDIRSRVVISNPKEWLGPVSDRSI from the coding sequence ATCGGAGTTATCATGATTGAGCGTATCCTGAACGACATGACGCTTGAGGAGCAGGTGTCACTTCTGGCCGGTGCCGATTTCTGGACCACGGTTCCCGTCGAACGTCTCGGTGTTCCGAAGATCAAGGTAACGGATGGGCCGAATGGCGCCCGTGGCGCGGGCTCGCTGGTCGCAGGGGTGAAAGCCACATGCTATCCCGTCGCGATTTCTCTGGGAGCCAGCTGGAACCCCGAACTGGTGAAGCGCATGGGCGTTTCACTCGCGGCGCAGGCAAAGAGCAAGGGCGCATCCGTCCTTCTGGCACCCACCGTCAATATTCATCGTTCGGGTTTGAACGGCAGAAATTTCGAATGCTATTCCGAAGACCCGTTGCTGACGGCGGAACTTGCCGTCGCCTATATTCAAGGCGTTCAGAGCAAGGGCGTGGCGGCGACGATCAAGCATTTCGCGGGCAATGAATCGGAGATCGAGCGGCAGACGATGTCATCCGACGTGGATGAGCGGTCGCTGCGCGAAATCTATCTTCCACCCTTCGAAAGAGCGGTGAAGGACGCAAGCGTCATGGCCGTCATGTCGTCTTACAACCGGCTGAACGGCACCTATACAAGTGAGCATCCCTGGCTTTTGACGCAGGTGTTGCGCGAGCAATGGGGCTTCGATGGCATCGTCATGTCGGACTGGTTCGGTTCTCATTCCACAGTGGAAACGGTGAGTGCGGGGCTCGATCTCGAAATGCCGGGGCCCACGCGTGATCGTGGCGAGAAGCTGGTACAGGCGGTGAAGGACGGCAAGGTGAAAGCCGAGACGGTTCGCGAGGCCGCGCGCCGAATCCTCACGCTTCTGGAACGGGTCGGCGCTTTTGCGACGGAGCCGGACCTGACCGAAAGCTCGCTCGACACGCCGGAGGATCGTGAACTGATCCGAAAGATCGGCGCAGAAGGCTCGGTTCTCTTGAAGAATGACGGCGTTCTGCCGCTGGCGAAGACATCGCTGGAAAGCATCGCGGTCATCGGGCCGAACGCGGCACAGGCCCGTGTCATGGGTGGCGGAAGCGCGCAGATCGCGGCGCATTACACCGTTAGCCCGCTGGAGGGTATCCGAACGGCGCTATCGAACGCCAACAGTGTTCGCCATGCTGTCGGCTGCAGCAATAATCGCCTGATCGACGTCTTTGCGTCGGACATGACCGTTGAATATTTCAAGGGACGGTCGCTGGAAGGCCAGCCCATCCACGTCGAAAAGGCGGATAAGGGAGAGTTCTTCTGGTTCGATCTGCCTTCGGCAGAACTGGACGCTGCCGACTTTTCAGCGCGCATCACTGCCTCCTTCAAACCCGAAGAAAGCGGCGATCATGTTTTCGGCATGACCAATGCCGGTCTGGCCAGGCTGTTTGTCGACGGTCAAATTCTGGTCAACGGCTATGACGGCTGGCAGAAGGGCGAGAATTATTTCGGCACTGCCAATGACGAGCAGCGCGCCTCCATCTCGCTGGAGGCGGGTCGTTCCTATGAGGTCGTGGTCGAATATGTCTCTCCCGCCGCCACGGCGGATGGCATTCACCTGACGGCGATCCGTTTTGGCGTGCAGAAGCCGCTTGGCGAAGCGGCCATCGAAGAGGCGGTCAATGCGGCCAAGTCTTCCGATGTCGCGCTGCTGTTCGTCGGCAGGGATGGGCAGTGGGATACGGAAGGTCTCGACCTTCCAGACCTGCGTCTGCCGGGACGGCAGGAGGAATTGATCGAGGCGGTTGCGGCGGTCAATCCGAATACGGTGGTTGTGCTGCAAACAGGTGGACCGGTTGAGATGCCGTGGCTTGGCAAAGTTCGCGCGGTTCTTCAGATATGGTATCCGGGGCAGGAACTCGGCAATTCCGTTGCCGATGTGCTTTTCGGCGATGCGGAGCCGGGCGGTCGTCTGCCGCAGACCTTCCTGCAGCGGCTTGAAGACAATTCCGCGATCACGGATGACAAGCTCACCTATCCTGGCGTCGACGGCCATGTTCGCTATAGCGAAGGCGTGTTCGTCGGATATCGTCACCATGACACAGCCAAGATTGCGCCGCTCTTCCCCTTCGGTTTTGGCCTCAGCTATACCAGCTTCACATGGAGCGAACCGACGCTATCTTCCCGCGAGATGCTGCCGGAAGGCATCGCCGTGACGGTCGATCTGACTAATACGGGCGCACGTTGCGGATCGGATGTCGTGCAGCTCTATGTCAAGGCCGCCTCATCGACCGTCGCACGGCCCGAAAAGGAGTTGCGAGCCTTCGCAAAGCTGGAGCTGGAACCCGGCGAGACCGGCACGGCAACGCTGACGATCAAGCCGCGCGATCTGAGCTACTTCGATATCGATGCGCAGTCCTTCCGGGCGGAAGCGGGTGAATACGAAATTCTGATTGCCGCCAATGCTGGCGATATCAGAAGCCGCGTCGTCATCAGCAATCCGAAGGAGTGGCTTGGCCCCGTTTCGGATCGCTCGATCTGA
- a CDS encoding MFS transporter: protein MTIAESNSLAGTDDTNIETPAGLPFIITYAIANLGFYTAVMTPVAMTLAVRVKALDPVGKGASLGAILGFGALCALIANPVFGLLSDRTRSSFGRRKPWLVGGALVGTVAQIAMAYSSSLVMIGLAWCVIQIAYNAMLAALVATVPDQVPERQRGLVSALAGMSVYVALLIGSAILSLTGTVSNAMFLIPAIIGLVAVLVFAFTIKDRMLEGPTAEPEAPLMRELLGSFWVNPAKHPDFGYAWLSRFLVFFGFAVLTSYQVYYLMDHLKVPETSIGDIMFMSTLITTIGVVGSSFLSGFLSDVSGRRKVFVLLAAATYALGILIIVFATDLNLFYCGIAVASVGFGVYMAVDQALVVDVLPDRETHAAKNLGVLNIANAVPQSIAPAVAPLLLGIGNMGGQNYGVLYAAAALSAFLGAIAIAPVRGVR, encoded by the coding sequence ATGACCATTGCCGAGAGCAATTCTCTCGCCGGCACTGACGATACGAATATCGAAACGCCCGCCGGTCTTCCTTTCATTATCACTTATGCCATCGCAAATCTCGGCTTTTACACCGCCGTCATGACGCCCGTTGCCATGACGCTGGCGGTTCGGGTCAAGGCGCTCGATCCCGTCGGCAAAGGCGCGAGCCTCGGGGCCATCCTTGGCTTCGGCGCGCTGTGTGCGCTGATTGCAAACCCGGTTTTCGGCCTGTTGTCGGATCGCACAAGATCGAGCTTCGGGCGCCGCAAGCCTTGGCTTGTCGGCGGCGCACTCGTCGGCACGGTCGCTCAAATCGCAATGGCGTATTCCAGCAGTCTGGTCATGATCGGTCTTGCCTGGTGCGTCATCCAGATTGCCTATAACGCCATGCTGGCCGCACTCGTGGCAACCGTGCCGGATCAGGTGCCGGAGCGGCAGCGTGGACTGGTATCTGCGCTTGCAGGCATGTCGGTCTACGTCGCGCTCTTGATCGGCAGCGCGATTCTTTCGCTGACGGGAACGGTGAGCAATGCCATGTTCCTCATTCCGGCCATCATCGGTCTGGTCGCGGTGCTGGTCTTTGCATTCACCATCAAGGATCGCATGTTGGAGGGGCCAACCGCCGAACCGGAAGCGCCGCTGATGCGGGAACTGTTGGGAAGCTTCTGGGTGAACCCCGCAAAGCATCCGGATTTCGGTTATGCGTGGCTAAGCCGCTTTCTGGTCTTCTTCGGCTTCGCGGTGCTGACGTCCTATCAGGTCTATTACCTGATGGACCACCTGAAAGTGCCGGAAACATCCATCGGCGACATCATGTTCATGTCCACCTTGATCACGACGATCGGTGTTGTCGGCTCGTCTTTCCTTTCCGGCTTCCTGTCTGATGTGTCCGGGCGTCGCAAGGTTTTCGTGCTGCTGGCTGCCGCCACCTATGCGCTTGGCATTCTCATCATCGTCTTCGCCACCGATCTGAACCTGTTCTATTGCGGCATTGCCGTCGCCTCGGTCGGCTTCGGCGTTTACATGGCTGTCGATCAGGCGCTGGTGGTGGATGTTCTGCCGGATCGTGAAACCCATGCGGCCAAGAATCTCGGCGTGCTCAACATTGCCAATGCCGTGCCGCAATCCATCGCACCTGCCGTCGCGCCGCTGCTTCTCGGCATCGGCAATATGGGCGGGCAGAATTACGGTGTGCTCTATGCCGCTGCGGCATTGAGCGCATTCCTCGGCGCAATCGCAATCGCGCCGGTTCGCGGCGTTCGCTGA